A section of the Diabrotica virgifera virgifera chromosome 8, PGI_DIABVI_V3a genome encodes:
- the LOC126889989 gene encoding uncharacterized protein LOC126889989 — MQNGQNIEAMGDNDMYKYLGVKQARKIDHKQMKTEITTEFIRRVKQLLRSQLNSKNLFKALNTYACSALSYSFGIVKWTKTDIENLQRKVRTHLTKAQKHHPKSAVERTTLPRYLGGRGLMDIGEQLDKQIANLRTYFQMQAETSTLHRAICAVDDTTPIKLREAELRINHLTKDEKVRAWMGKPLHGRHPNEVSQDYVDNIASNYWLTSGKMFPETEGSLLAIQDQVIPTKNYLKYIIKDPQVQNDRCRYGCQAQETIQHLTGGCQAFAATEYKERHDAVGKILHQEIAIKLGLLQTEHLPYYQYVPESMLEDGNYKLYWDRTVLTDQTVAHNRPDLVLVNKLTRQTTLIDVAIPNNNNLRSKFTEKIAKYRDLEIQIRRQWRMQSTQTIPIIMSTTGVIPKTLLESIKKLGLNEHLYKTMQKAVLLATARCVRTFLGDTPAFQVT, encoded by the exons atgcaaaatggccagaacatcgaggccatgggcgacaacgatatgtacaaatatcttggagtaaagcaggcgcggaaaattgaccataagcaaatgaaaactgagatcactactgagtttataagaagggtaaaacagctgcttaggtcacagcttaacagtaaaaatttgtttaaggcactaaacacctacgcttgttccgcgcttagctattcatttggtattgttaagtggacaaaaacggatatagaaaatcttcagcgaaaagtacgaacacacctcacaaaggcacaaaaacaccaccctaaaagtgcagtagaacgaacgacattaccccggtatttaggaggaagaggacttatggatataggtgagcaattagataaacaaattgctaatttaagaacttattttcagatgcaggctgagacatctactctacatcgcgctatctgcgcagtagatgacacaacaccgatcaaactgagggaagcagaactgcgcataaaccaccttactaaggacgaaaaagtgcgcgcctggatgggtaaacctttgcacgggcgacatcccaatgaggtcagccaagattatgtcgacaatatagcgtcgaactactggttgacatcaggaaagatgttccctgaaacggagggttcattactggccattcaggatcag gttataccaaccaaaaattacctgaaatatatcatcaaagaccctcaggttcaaaacgacagatgccgatatggatgtcaagcccaagaaaccatccaacaccttacagggggctgccaggcatttgctgcaactgaatacaaggaacggcatgacgcagtgggaaaaatccttcatcaagagatagctatcaaactgggacttctccaaacagagcatctcccgtattatcaatacgtccctgagagtatgcttgaggatggcaactacaagctatactgggaccgcactgtgctcacagaccaaacagtggcacataatagaccagatctcgtactagttaataaattaacaagacaaacaacactaattgatgtggcgatacctaacaacaataatctacgtagtaaatttactgaaaagatcgccaagtacagagatctagaaattcaaatacggaggcaatggagaatgcaaagtacccagacgataccgattattatgtctactactggagtcattccgaagaccctcctcgaaagcataaaaaagctgggtctgaatgaacatctttataagaccatgcagaaagctgtactactcgcgacggccagatgcgtacgaacatttctgggagatacacctgcattccaagtcacctag